The following proteins are encoded in a genomic region of Oceanisphaera profunda:
- the proB gene encoding glutamate 5-kinase, which yields MKGKTIVVKLGTSVLTGGTRCLDRAHMVELVRQCASLHRAGHHIIVVTSAAIAAGREHLGFPELANTMANKQMLAAVGQTQLIQTWQSLFNLYGVHVGQILLTRADLEDRERYLNARDTLRALLDHRIIPVINENDAVATNEIKVGDNDNLSARAAILADADLLVLLTDQKGLFTADPRNDPKAQLIEEVQTIDDTLRKLAGGSIGGLGTGGMATKLQAADVARRAGIDVVIATGQVPEVIGRLANGDRIGTRFPALATPLESRKRWILAGPPPHGEIHIDAGAVKAVREQGSSLLPKGIVRIEGRFRRGEAVRIVNPEGRELARGICRYDALELNQIKGQHSEQIETLLGYGHGTVAIHRDDLVLL from the coding sequence ATGAAAGGCAAAACCATAGTTGTAAAATTAGGTACCAGTGTTCTTACCGGTGGCACCCGCTGTTTAGACCGGGCGCACATGGTAGAACTGGTGCGCCAATGTGCCAGCCTACACAGAGCTGGCCATCATATTATAGTGGTCACCTCGGCAGCCATTGCTGCCGGTCGCGAGCATTTGGGCTTTCCGGAGTTGGCCAACACCATGGCCAATAAGCAAATGCTGGCCGCCGTGGGTCAAACCCAACTCATTCAAACTTGGCAGTCGCTGTTTAACCTCTACGGTGTGCATGTGGGGCAAATTTTGCTGACCCGTGCCGATCTTGAAGACCGAGAGCGTTACTTAAATGCCCGCGATACGCTGCGAGCTTTGCTGGATCACCGCATTATTCCGGTGATTAACGAAAACGACGCCGTGGCCACCAACGAAATTAAAGTGGGTGATAACGATAACTTATCAGCCCGCGCCGCTATTTTGGCTGACGCCGACTTGCTGGTATTGCTCACGGATCAAAAAGGCCTGTTTACCGCTGATCCGCGTAACGACCCCAAAGCTCAGCTGATCGAAGAAGTACAAACCATAGACGACACTTTGCGCAAATTAGCCGGTGGCAGCATCGGTGGTTTGGGCACAGGTGGCATGGCGACCAAATTACAGGCCGCCGATGTGGCGCGCCGCGCAGGTATTGATGTGGTGATTGCCACAGGTCAAGTGCCGGAAGTGATTGGCCGCTTGGCCAATGGCGATCGTATTGGCACGCGTTTCCCTGCCTTAGCCACGCCTTTAGAGAGCCGCAAACGCTGGATTTTAGCGGGCCCACCGCCGCACGGTGAAATTCACATCGATGCAGGTGCTGTTAAAGCCGTGCGCGAACAAGGCTCTAGCCTATTGCCTAAAGGCATAGTGCGCATTGAAGGCCGGTTTCGCCGCGGTGAAGCGGTGCGTATCGTTAATCCAGAAGGGCGCGAGTTAGCCCGCGGCATTTGCCGCTACGACGCCCTCGAGCTTAATCAAATTAAAGGCCAACACTCAGAGCAAATTGAGACTCTGTTAGGCTATGGCCACGGTACTGTGGCCATCCACAGAGATGATTTAGTGCTGCTGTAA
- the crl gene encoding sigma factor-binding protein Crl: MSIDTVSHRKLVRVFTAIGPYLRELKSCETQYFFDCLSVCMSAKAEPEVREFWGWWLTLDTKDGEQFEFHYQLGFYNAKGEWLLKPIPKTHQAEVARTLRDFYDKLGVCMDGLALSVRPSEAQGKDHLLSPA; encoded by the coding sequence ATGTCTATAGATACGGTTTCTCATCGTAAATTAGTGCGGGTGTTTACCGCTATTGGTCCTTACTTGCGCGAGCTAAAATCCTGCGAAACGCAGTATTTTTTCGACTGTTTATCAGTCTGCATGAGCGCGAAAGCCGAGCCTGAGGTACGGGAGTTTTGGGGCTGGTGGTTAACACTGGATACCAAAGACGGCGAGCAGTTTGAATTTCATTATCAGCTGGGCTTTTATAATGCCAAGGGCGAATGGCTGTTAAAGCCGATCCCCAAAACACATCAAGCGGAAGTTGCGCGCACCTTGCGTGATTTTTACGATAAACTCGGTGTCTGCATGGATGGTTTGGCACTGAGTGTACGGCCGTCTGAAGCACAGGGTAAAGATCACTTGTTAAGCCCCGCCTAA
- the gpt gene encoding xanthine phosphoribosyltransferase has product MSNKFVVTWDSFQRETRKLAARQLPASQWKGIIAVTRGGLVPAAILARELGIRHVDTLCIASYDHNQQRSDLQVLKQVQGDGEGFLIIDDLVDTGNTARVIREMYPKAKFITVFAKPQGEPLVDDFEVRVTQDTWIEQPWDMGVVFSTPLCDQE; this is encoded by the coding sequence ATGTCCAACAAATTCGTCGTTACTTGGGACTCTTTTCAGCGCGAAACGCGTAAATTAGCAGCACGCCAGCTCCCAGCCAGCCAATGGAAAGGCATTATCGCGGTCACCCGTGGTGGTTTAGTGCCCGCTGCTATCTTGGCGCGCGAACTGGGTATCCGCCACGTGGATACACTGTGCATCGCTAGCTACGACCACAATCAGCAGCGCTCAGATCTGCAAGTGCTTAAGCAAGTGCAAGGCGACGGTGAAGGATTTTTAATCATTGACGACTTGGTTGATACCGGCAATACCGCTCGCGTGATCCGTGAAATGTATCCTAAAGCTAAGTTTATTACCGTGTTCGCTAAGCCCCAAGGCGAGCCACTGGTTGACGATTTTGAAGTGCGCGTAACGCAAGACACCTGGATTGAGCAACCTTGGGACATGGGTGTAGTGTTCTCTACGCCGCTTTGTGATCAAGAGTAA
- a CDS encoding methyl-accepting chemotaxis protein, with the protein MSLLRSLSIAKRLYLNLILLSVGMLMVVSFMLWLFYHSLMAEKHTQAQRQVESVASLINTYYQQQQQGVLTELEAKRQALNAVAQLRYGDDDYFWVNDAHPRMILHPMNDQLNGQDLRPFTDPNGKALFVEMAEVVANNGQGFVNYLWPKPGLESPVPKVSYVQGFTPWGWIVGTGIYVDDVHTQLWDIARTIFLIGLSLAIVALVVAFVLIRSILRPLSDTVLALKEIAHGEADLTQRLDERGKDEVTLLSQNFNAFCRRLAQTIRKLTPISLEMNNAASHLADIARHNRDASEQQVHETEQAATAMNQMATSSQEVAVAAEQAATASKASTIAAMDGSDKVEQTRNVSADLVSKLAHSQQGISSLAARSQEIGNILAEIRAIAEQTNLLALNAAIEAARAGEQGRGFAVVADEVRNLATRTQSSTNEIEGIIQGLQQEANDTVLEMDELMKSAKDTQDTADQAGVALLAITDSMVLINDMNSHIAIAAEQQRQTTADISNNLNRLSELADTARVKTHETEQAGEALSGLGQRLATEMSTFTV; encoded by the coding sequence GTGTCTTTGTTACGATCTCTATCTATTGCCAAACGACTCTACTTAAATCTTATTTTGCTTTCTGTCGGCATGCTCATGGTAGTCAGCTTTATGTTATGGCTGTTTTATCACAGTTTAATGGCAGAAAAACACACCCAAGCTCAGCGGCAAGTAGAGTCGGTGGCCAGCCTAATCAACACCTATTATCAGCAGCAGCAACAAGGCGTGCTTACAGAGTTAGAGGCTAAACGCCAAGCGCTGAACGCCGTTGCTCAACTGCGTTATGGTGATGATGATTATTTTTGGGTGAATGACGCACACCCGCGCATGATCTTACATCCCATGAATGACCAACTAAATGGTCAGGACTTACGCCCTTTTACCGATCCTAACGGTAAGGCTCTGTTCGTGGAAATGGCCGAAGTAGTCGCTAACAATGGCCAAGGGTTCGTTAATTATTTGTGGCCAAAGCCGGGTTTAGAAAGTCCCGTGCCTAAGGTCTCTTATGTGCAGGGTTTCACGCCTTGGGGCTGGATTGTTGGCACCGGCATTTACGTAGATGATGTACATACTCAGTTATGGGACATAGCGCGCACTATATTTTTGATCGGCTTAAGCCTTGCCATAGTGGCCTTAGTCGTGGCCTTCGTGTTAATCCGCAGTATCTTACGGCCACTGTCCGATACGGTACTGGCACTCAAAGAGATTGCCCATGGCGAGGCAGATTTAACCCAACGCTTAGATGAGCGGGGTAAAGATGAAGTAACCTTACTCAGCCAAAATTTTAACGCCTTTTGTAGGCGATTGGCGCAAACCATACGCAAGCTCACGCCCATTAGTTTAGAAATGAACAATGCCGCCAGCCATTTGGCCGACATTGCACGCCACAACCGTGATGCTTCAGAACAGCAAGTCCATGAAACTGAACAAGCCGCCACCGCCATGAACCAAATGGCAACGTCCAGCCAAGAAGTGGCCGTCGCCGCCGAACAAGCCGCCACCGCTAGCAAAGCGTCAACCATTGCGGCCATGGATGGCAGTGACAAGGTGGAGCAAACACGCAATGTGTCCGCAGATTTAGTGTCCAAATTGGCGCACAGTCAACAAGGTATCAGCTCATTAGCGGCGCGTTCACAAGAGATTGGCAATATATTGGCGGAGATTCGCGCTATTGCCGAACAAACGAACTTATTGGCGCTTAACGCCGCCATTGAAGCTGCGCGCGCCGGTGAGCAAGGTCGAGGCTTTGCGGTGGTAGCAGATGAAGTTCGCAATTTAGCAACCCGCACCCAAAGCTCAACCAATGAGATAGAAGGTATTATTCAAGGTCTACAACAGGAAGCCAATGACACTGTGCTGGAAATGGACGAACTGATGAAAAGCGCGAAAGACACCCAAGATACGGCAGATCAAGCCGGTGTTGCCTTGTTAGCCATTACCGACAGCATGGTGCTCATCAATGATATGAATAGCCATATCGCCATCGCCGCCGAACAACAACGCCAAACTACCGCCGACATTAGTAACAATTTAAATCGGTTAAGCGAATTAGCTGATACGGCACGCGTGAAAACCCATGAAACAGAACAAGCGGGTGAAGCGTTATCTGGTTTAGGTCAACGCTTAGCCACGGAAATGAGCACCTTTACCGTGTAG
- a CDS encoding aminoacyl-histidine dipeptidase has translation MSSSIRTLSPGLLWQFFDTICSIPHPSGHEAALRQWITDWAQTQGLIVVQDAIGNLIIRKSATAGMENRKGVILQAHMDMVPQANADVEHDFTKDPIQPYIDGDWVRARGTTLGADNGIGLAACLAVLADNKVQHGPLEVLITVDEESGMTGAFGLAPNLLQGEILLNTDSEQDGDVYMGCAGGVDANITLPYLAEEVPANHQAIRLTITGLRGGHSGINIHQNRASANKLLAELLVEIEKLEQVRLSEVSGGTLRNAIAREAAALFTLPSSSLDALTQLVERLQLTYQQEFKGVDDFICLELKPAGLPTRIMSTDLQGRLSAALLACPHGVMAMSRQMEGVVQSSTNLGVIDTQAEHIYVQCLIRSLSDVGRDKVAATTAAVFRLAGAECQFAGAYPGWQPDPDSAIMQLLLQSHQQLFGVVPEVKVIHAGLECGLFKAIYPHWDMVSFGPTIQGAHSPAERVHIDAVARFWQLLVSVLKLIPETKL, from the coding sequence ATGTCCTCTTCTATTCGCACCCTTTCGCCGGGTTTGTTGTGGCAATTTTTTGACACCATCTGCAGCATTCCTCATCCCTCGGGTCATGAAGCGGCGCTGCGCCAATGGATAACCGACTGGGCACAGACCCAAGGGTTAATTGTGGTACAAGACGCCATAGGCAACCTGATTATTCGAAAGTCTGCCACTGCGGGCATGGAAAATCGCAAAGGCGTGATTTTGCAGGCGCACATGGACATGGTGCCCCAAGCCAATGCAGATGTTGAGCATGACTTTACCAAAGACCCTATTCAGCCTTATATCGATGGCGATTGGGTGCGCGCCCGTGGTACTACGCTGGGCGCCGATAATGGCATTGGCTTGGCCGCCTGTTTAGCAGTATTGGCCGATAACAAGGTGCAACACGGCCCCTTAGAAGTGTTAATCACGGTCGATGAAGAAAGTGGCATGACCGGTGCTTTTGGTTTGGCGCCTAACTTATTGCAAGGTGAGATTTTACTCAATACTGACTCAGAGCAAGACGGCGATGTGTACATGGGCTGCGCCGGTGGCGTGGATGCTAATATAACCCTGCCTTATCTGGCAGAAGAGGTGCCGGCCAACCATCAAGCCATACGCTTAACCATTACGGGCCTGCGCGGTGGGCATTCGGGTATTAATATTCATCAAAACCGAGCCAGTGCCAATAAGTTGCTGGCTGAGCTATTGGTGGAGATAGAAAAGCTAGAGCAGGTGCGGCTATCAGAAGTGAGCGGCGGTACGCTGCGCAATGCCATCGCCCGTGAAGCAGCGGCGCTGTTTACATTGCCTAGCTCCTCACTCGACGCTTTAACGCAACTGGTCGAACGCTTGCAGCTGACTTATCAGCAAGAATTTAAAGGCGTGGATGATTTTATCTGCCTTGAACTCAAACCAGCTGGGCTACCAACGCGCATCATGAGCACTGATTTGCAGGGTCGCTTAAGTGCCGCACTGCTGGCCTGCCCTCATGGAGTGATGGCCATGAGCCGTCAGATGGAAGGCGTGGTACAAAGCTCCACTAACTTAGGCGTGATAGACACCCAAGCAGAGCACATTTATGTGCAATGTTTAATCCGTTCTTTAAGTGATGTGGGCCGCGATAAAGTGGCTGCCACCACGGCGGCGGTGTTTCGCTTAGCCGGTGCTGAGTGCCAGTTTGCAGGGGCCTACCCCGGCTGGCAGCCTGATCCGGACTCCGCCATTATGCAGCTGTTGTTGCAATCTCATCAGCAGCTGTTTGGAGTGGTGCCCGAGGTAAAAGTGATCCACGCGGGACTAGAATGCGGCTTGTTTAAAGCCATTTATCCGCACTGGGATATGGTGTCGTTTGGCCCAACTATTCAAGGCGCTCACTCCCCCGCCGAGCGAGTACACATAGATGCAGTGGCGCGTTTTTGGCAGCTGCTGGTCAGCGTGCTTAAGCTAATTCCTGAAACTAAGTTGTAA
- a CDS encoding glutamate-5-semialdehyde dehydrogenase — MNLEQMGQAARDAAYVLADSSTRTKNQALLVMADALEAAAPQILAANEQDLSAARESGIGEAMLDRLMLNPARISAIASDVRNVVSLPDPVGSELDSRVLENGMRLSRRRVPLGVVGVIYEARPNVTIDIAALCLKTGNASILRGGRETFHTNQELVKVIQQALTASQLPAAAVQYISEPGREWVSGLLKLDEYVDMIIPRGGANLHKLCKEQATIPVIIGGFGIGHMFVDDSADLVRAIEVIDNAKTQRPSVCNTIDTLLVHEAAASELLPSLSARMAEKGVELVADTTAFALLKDGPAKVRAAQDGDFDTEWLGLTLGVKLVPNVDAALAHLRRHNASHSDAILTNNMVNAERFINGAPSAAVYVNASTRFTDGAQFGLGAEVAVSTQKLHARGPMGLEELTSYKWIGQADYLVRP, encoded by the coding sequence ATGAATTTGGAACAGATGGGGCAGGCCGCTCGTGATGCCGCCTATGTGTTGGCTGACAGCTCAACGCGTACTAAAAATCAGGCCTTATTAGTGATGGCCGATGCACTGGAAGCCGCTGCGCCACAAATACTTGCGGCTAATGAGCAAGACTTAAGCGCGGCGCGCGAAAGCGGTATTGGTGAAGCCATGCTGGACCGCTTAATGCTTAATCCAGCGCGCATTAGTGCCATTGCCAGTGACGTGCGTAATGTGGTGTCACTGCCGGATCCGGTAGGCTCTGAGTTAGACAGCCGCGTACTAGAAAACGGCATGCGCTTATCGCGCCGCCGTGTGCCCTTAGGCGTGGTGGGCGTGATTTATGAAGCTCGCCCTAACGTGACCATCGACATCGCCGCTTTATGTCTAAAAACCGGTAACGCCAGCATCTTGCGTGGCGGGCGTGAAACTTTCCATACCAACCAAGAGTTGGTGAAAGTCATTCAGCAGGCATTAACCGCCAGCCAATTGCCTGCAGCTGCAGTGCAATACATCAGTGAGCCGGGCCGCGAGTGGGTCAGTGGTCTGCTAAAGCTTGATGAATATGTGGATATGATCATCCCGCGCGGCGGCGCTAACTTACACAAATTGTGTAAAGAGCAGGCCACCATACCGGTGATTATCGGCGGCTTTGGCATCGGCCATATGTTTGTGGACGACAGTGCCGATTTGGTGCGCGCCATTGAGGTAATTGATAACGCTAAAACTCAACGTCCCAGTGTCTGCAACACCATAGATACCTTGTTAGTGCATGAAGCGGCGGCCAGCGAGTTATTGCCAAGTTTGAGTGCGCGCATGGCCGAAAAGGGCGTAGAATTAGTGGCCGATACCACGGCATTTGCCTTATTAAAAGATGGCCCCGCTAAAGTGCGTGCCGCCCAAGACGGTGACTTTGACACCGAGTGGTTAGGCTTAACGCTGGGCGTTAAATTAGTGCCCAACGTAGATGCAGCCTTGGCGCATTTACGCCGCCACAATGCCAGCCATTCCGATGCCATTCTTACCAATAACATGGTTAATGCCGAGCGCTTTATTAATGGTGCGCCTTCTGCTGCTGTATACGTCAACGCCTCCACGCGCTTTACCGACGGCGCTCAATTTGGCTTAGGTGCAGAAGTTGCCGTATCTACCCAAAAGCTGCACGCCCGGGGCCCTATGGGGCTGGAAGAGCTAACCAGTTATAAGTGGATAGGCCAAGCGGATTACTTGGTACGCCCTTAG